A genomic stretch from Candidatus Eremiobacteraceae bacterium includes:
- a CDS encoding FtsX-like permease family protein: MVPLGRKTLFEDMPRFLVAQAGVAFAVGLIAIEAGIYFGFLKSAVLSIQESHADVWVAARETPYFELAFPMRYDSLAKVRSVTGVRAAEALLIKTSVWRGPIHKLEYIRVFGFDPHGQLWSPGAIPAQTLDELGVPDTALVDAAKVDALNIDGVGGTGKIGQHDVRIVGLVRGTQPIISATFIYTSLGNATAYAAPPTPSPQALAARIRAAMPPSPDPALLARYVAVGLIPMPKPAPAATPTPAPTPTPDPGKLSPADDISYILVRAAPGVDLEALKGRLTSAVPDTRAYTQAEMARQTDSYWVGRTGIGFILGLIAVVGLVVGVTVAGQILYTSIVEHIKEYGTLRAMGAPDSLFYAVVAEQALLMALLGFVPGIALSLVIAAWSQAHKGILILITPTSALLTLAVIAVMCVASGIFAVQRALRVDPAIVFKA, from the coding sequence ATGGTGCCGCTCGGGCGCAAGACGCTCTTCGAGGACATGCCGCGCTTCCTGGTGGCGCAAGCCGGCGTGGCCTTCGCCGTCGGGCTGATCGCCATCGAAGCCGGGATCTATTTCGGGTTCCTGAAATCCGCGGTGCTCTCGATCCAAGAATCACATGCTGACGTCTGGGTCGCGGCGCGTGAAACTCCCTACTTCGAGCTCGCCTTTCCGATGAGGTACGACTCGCTTGCCAAGGTCCGAAGCGTGACGGGCGTCCGCGCGGCCGAGGCGCTGCTCATCAAGACCTCGGTCTGGCGCGGACCGATCCACAAGCTCGAGTACATCCGCGTGTTCGGCTTCGATCCGCACGGGCAGCTGTGGTCGCCGGGCGCCATTCCCGCGCAGACGCTCGACGAGCTGGGGGTTCCGGACACCGCGCTGGTCGACGCTGCCAAGGTCGACGCGCTCAATATCGATGGCGTCGGCGGGACCGGCAAGATCGGCCAGCACGACGTGCGCATCGTCGGATTGGTCCGCGGCACGCAGCCGATCATCTCGGCGACCTTCATCTATACATCGCTGGGCAACGCGACCGCGTACGCCGCTCCGCCGACGCCGTCACCGCAAGCGCTCGCTGCCCGCATACGTGCCGCGATGCCGCCCTCTCCCGACCCGGCGCTGCTCGCGCGCTACGTCGCCGTCGGGCTGATCCCAATGCCCAAGCCGGCGCCGGCCGCCACGCCAACACCGGCGCCGACGCCGACGCCCGATCCTGGGAAGCTTAGCCCCGCCGACGACATCAGCTACATCCTCGTGCGCGCGGCGCCGGGGGTGGATCTTGAGGCGTTGAAGGGACGTCTGACCAGCGCGGTGCCTGACACCCGAGCGTATACCCAAGCGGAGATGGCCCGACAGACCGATTCGTATTGGGTCGGGCGCACCGGCATCGGATTCATCCTCGGGCTGATCGCCGTGGTCGGTCTCGTCGTCGGCGTGACGGTCGCCGGACAGATCCTGTACACCTCGATCGTCGAGCACATCAAAGAGTACGGCACATTGCGGGCGATGGGTGCGCCGGATTCGCTGTTCTACGCGGTGGTCGCCGAACAGGCGCTGCTGATGGCGCTGCTCGGTTTCGTGCCCGGCATCGCGCTGAGCCTCGTCATCGCTGCGTGGTCTCAGGCGCATAAAGGCATTCTTATCCTCATCACCCCGACAAGCGCGTTGCTCACGCTGGCGGTGATCGCGGTCATGTGTGTCGCGTCGGGCATCTTCGCAGTGCAGCGGGCCTTGCGCGTCGATCCCGCGATAGTGTTCAAGGCATGA
- a CDS encoding dienelactone hydrolase family protein: MNDQIDPVTSTALDLNRKAFIGLSAGAAAASSIATALAADETLGQPHPPIVSERDPSINTARVMLPRSDQPIPAYAAYPKSATPATPGVVVCQAIWGVDAQLRDTVRRLAKSGYVAIAPELYGRFPNVPSGDGATDYKPFSDLAAQLVDATVDGDVAAGATWIRRRVNAAEQQRPPKVGVMGFCMGGSIALRAAVDDATFDAAVIFYGKVRWGQSNDGPITDMALAYTDKVRVPLMGNYGARDTGILPDDVRAMAQRLTIPNDVKIYDEAGHAFFDDTRPSYVASAASDAWTRTLAWFDKYLKS, encoded by the coding sequence ATGAACGACCAGATCGATCCCGTCACATCCACCGCGTTGGATCTCAATCGCAAGGCGTTCATCGGTCTGTCGGCCGGTGCGGCGGCGGCCTCGTCCATCGCGACGGCGTTGGCCGCGGATGAAACGCTCGGCCAGCCGCATCCCCCGATCGTCTCCGAACGCGATCCCTCCATCAATACCGCGCGCGTGATGCTGCCGCGTTCTGATCAGCCGATCCCGGCATATGCGGCGTATCCCAAGAGCGCCACGCCCGCCACGCCGGGCGTCGTGGTCTGTCAAGCCATCTGGGGCGTGGACGCGCAGCTACGCGACACCGTGCGCCGCCTCGCCAAGTCGGGCTACGTCGCGATCGCACCCGAGCTGTACGGGCGCTTCCCGAACGTGCCGTCGGGAGATGGCGCCACCGACTATAAGCCGTTCTCCGATCTCGCAGCACAGCTGGTCGACGCGACAGTGGATGGCGACGTCGCCGCGGGCGCGACCTGGATCCGCCGGCGCGTCAACGCAGCCGAGCAGCAGCGCCCGCCGAAGGTCGGCGTCATGGGCTTTTGCATGGGCGGCAGCATCGCGCTGCGCGCCGCCGTCGACGACGCCACCTTCGACGCGGCCGTCATCTTCTACGGCAAGGTGCGCTGGGGTCAGAGCAACGACGGCCCGATCACCGACATGGCGCTCGCTTACACCGATAAGGTGCGCGTGCCCCTCATGGGCAACTACGGCGCGCGCGACACCGGCATCTTGCCCGACGACGTGCGCGCGATGGCGCAGCGTCTGACCATCCCCAACGACGTGAAGATCTACGACGAGGCCGGCCACGCGTTCTTCGACGATACGCGGCCTTCGTACGTCGCATCGGCCGCCAGCGACGCGTGGACGCGCACGCTCGCGTGGTTCGACAAGTACTTGAAGAGCTGA
- a CDS encoding ABC transporter ATP-binding protein: protein MSDPVAVAARDLYMTYHNGGSDVHALRGVTLDVMPGEFLLLMGPSGSGKTTLVSILGGILTPTKGAVMACGFQLTSLRSRALARFRLLHVGFIFQGFNLFGALTARENVELALALKGAGKTDSRAQALALLDEVGLGDKSNRKPHDLSAGEKQRVAIARALAGSPPLIMADEPTASLDAENGRHVTELLRALTKSRGAAVLTVTHDPRIVHFADRIVRLEDGVLQA from the coding sequence ATGAGCGATCCGGTCGCGGTCGCCGCGCGCGATCTGTACATGACCTACCACAACGGCGGATCGGACGTCCATGCGCTGCGCGGAGTGACGCTCGACGTCATGCCGGGCGAGTTCTTGCTGCTCATGGGTCCCTCGGGCTCGGGCAAGACGACGCTGGTGTCGATCCTTGGAGGGATCCTCACGCCGACGAAGGGCGCCGTCATGGCTTGCGGCTTCCAGCTCACCTCGTTGCGCTCGCGCGCGCTCGCGCGCTTCCGCCTCCTGCACGTCGGCTTCATCTTCCAAGGCTTCAATCTGTTCGGCGCGCTGACCGCGCGAGAAAACGTCGAGCTTGCGCTGGCGCTCAAGGGTGCGGGCAAAACGGACTCGCGTGCGCAGGCCCTGGCGTTGCTCGATGAAGTCGGCTTGGGCGACAAGTCGAATCGCAAACCGCATGATCTCTCGGCGGGCGAGAAGCAGCGCGTCGCGATCGCGCGCGCGCTGGCCGGTTCGCCGCCGCTCATCATGGCAGACGAACCGACCGCGTCGCTCGACGCGGAGAACGGCCGGCACGTCACGGAATTGCTGCGGGCGCTTACCAAGTCGCGCGGCGCGGCCGTCTTGACGGTGACGCACGACCCGCGCATCGTTCACTTCGCCGATCGCATCGTGCGCCTCGAAGACGGAGTGTTACAAGCCTAG